The genomic stretch AATTTTTGACGACTGCCGCCTTCTGAACCATTTGGAATTGTTTCCTCTTGAGGTACAAAGCCAAACTTTTGATATAACTTTCTCGCAGGCCTTCCATCAACAATATCATCACCAAATGTAGTGACGGTTACTTCAGCCGGGATGTTAACACGTTTTAATATAAACCTCATTAGTTCCGCTGCTATCCCTTTGTTTCTCGCTCGAGACGAAACTGCTAGCCATCCAATCTTGTAGCTTGGGGCATTTGCTGACGAAAATAAGACGCCGCCGAGTAAGGGGGAGCCTGGAGAACCATCGTTTTCCCTCACGCAAAATGCACTACATTGATTAATATTTTTCTC from Paenibacillus sp. FSL H8-0548 encodes the following:
- a CDS encoding GNAT family N-acetyltransferase, whose amino-acid sequence is MKVVNATKEDLNEWLKLASEVEYLFGPMINDPNFIQAIEKNINQCSAFCVRENDGSPGSPLLGGVLFSSANAPSYKIGWLAVSSRARNKGIAAELMRFILKRVNIPAEVTVTTFGDDIVDGRPARKLYQKFGFVPQEETIPNGSEGGSRQKFKLVLARH